A single Lolium perenne isolate Kyuss_39 chromosome 6, Kyuss_2.0, whole genome shotgun sequence DNA region contains:
- the LOC127305133 gene encoding uncharacterized protein, producing the protein MAFGSKRKQLDDENDVEETHGDGADADLGHSGDESAEEEDDSADQGSIKVAKPLHDEVVLLDGPKAKNSGGSRPWRCKHCNKKFTSSYTRIHHHFFGPGPGKPPQIGRCSVANDRAKYKKIYDKYHKAEKGQPSGSVPTKPLEKAFAGMERDAVDVQIMMFLCANGIPFNVLRSPQYYEMVAAIQKAPKGYKPPGYEKARTTLLDACKRKVESDLAPVRDTWYTHGVSVVSDGWTNMKNKPLINVMASNSRGSMFLYAEDFSGEVKTGEAIAQFLLQAIEEIGPSNVLQVITDNASNCKVAGREIQRVHKHIFWSPCVVHTLNLVFKDFANKFAWMVDTYQTAKVTVKFFRNHQHFLNLFRGNSELDLLKVTKTRFASHYILLKRLMDVREALTTTVVTNKWKELVKSSDGQTRDAANAIVQNIMDEIFWDEVQVILDITKPLYMVIKFSDGEGPKAGDIYEKMDNMLGQIKEVMTKEDNPHRNDWNEVETIIIERWA; encoded by the exons ATGGCGTTTGGGTCGAAACGTAAGCAACTAGATGATGAGAATGATGTCGAAGAGACTCACGGTGATGGAGCTGATGCTGATCTTGGCCATTCTGGTGATGAGTCAGCCGAAGAAGAAGATGATTCAGCCGACCAAGGTAGTATAAAAGTTGCTAAACCCCTTCATGATGAGGTAGTTCTTCTCGATGGACCCAAAGCGAAGAACTCTGGTGGATCAAGACCATGGAGATGCAAGCATTGTAATAAGAAATTTACAAGTAGTTAtacaagaattcatcaccacttcTTTGGTCCTGGACCTGGCAAGCCACCACAGATTGGGCGCTGCTCTGTCGCAAATGATCGTGCCAAATATAAGAAAATATATGACAAG TATCACAAAGCTGAGAAAGGACAACCTTCAGGCTCGGTGCCAACCAAGCCATTAGAAAAAGCCTTTGCTGGGATGGAAAGAGATGCAGTGGACGTGCAGATCATGATGTTCCTTTGTGCTAATGGAATTCCCTTCAATGTGTTAAGAAGTCCACAGTATTATGAAATGGTAGCAGCCATCCAGAAAGCACCAAAGGGATACAAACCTCCTGGCTATGAGAAGGCCAGGACTACCCTTCTAGATGCATGTAAAAGAAAGGTGGAGAGTGACTTAGCTCCAGTCAGAGATACATG GTATACCCATGGTGTTTCTGTTGTTTCTGATGGATGGACAAATATGAAGAACAAACCATTAATAAATGTCATGGCCTCAAATAGTCGTGGTTCAATGTTTCTATACGCTGAAGACTTCTCCGGAGAAGTGAAGACAGGTGAAGCCATTGCACAATTCTTATTGCAAGCCATTGAGGAGATTGGCCCGTCCAATGTTCTTCAAGTCATCACCGATAATGCATCTAATTGCAAAGTTGCAGGAAGAGAAATTCAGAGG GTACATAAGCATATATTCTGGTCTCCATGTGTGGTTCATACACTGAATCTagtgttcaaagattttgcaaatAAGTTTGCTTGGATGGTTGATACATATCAGACTGCGAAAGTAACTGTAAAGTTCTTTAGGAACCACCAGCACTTTCTAAATCTCTTTAGAGGTAATTCCGAGTTGGATCTTTTGAAAGTCACAAAAACTAGATTTGCAAGCCATTATATTTTGCTGAAGAGGCTTATGGACGTGAGAGAGGCACTTACAACTACAGTTGTCACAAACAAGTGGAAAGAGTTGGTTAAGTCTTCTGATGGACAAACAAGAGATGCAGCAAATGCCATTGTCCAAAATATTATGGATGAAATATTTTGGGATGAAGTTCAAGTCATCCTTGATATCACAAAACCATTGTATATGGTGATCAAGTTCAGCGATGGAGAAGGTCCAAAAGCTGGTGACATATATGAAAAAATGGACAACATGCTTGGCCAAATAAAAGAAGTCATGACAAAGGAAGATAACCCTCACAGGAATGATTGGAATGAGGTTGAGACAATTATTATTGAGCGGTGGGCATAG